In Leptolyngbyaceae cyanobacterium, a genomic segment contains:
- a CDS encoding cytochrome P450, which yields MTSKKIPISLCLPPGQFGLPIIGETISFLKDPNFVNKRQQKYGEIFKTHVLGRPMIIMIGADANRFLFTNENEYFIPNWPPSTQALIGQHSLSMQFGDIHKSRRKILSQVFQSRALVNYTTVMQDITHYYLQKWEQMETFTWYPELRKYTFDIACKLLVGKEQAADTPLRKLYDDWCDGLFTIPLRLPGTKFNRALKSRQLLLKETEKLIRQRQQQSKSGEDALGLLIQAQDEEGNKLSLEELKDQILLLLFTGHETLTSAIASFCLQVAKHPNILAKIRAEQQQFTFNKFMTFDDLKSMTYLEQVMKEVLRFAPPLNAGFREVTQDCEYNGYLIPKGWSILYHIDKTHQDEIIYAQPQQFDPERFSEERNEDKAKVFSWVPFGGGMRECIGKEFAKLEMKVFASLLVRNYDWHLLPDQELEFVVTPTPRFRDRLKVQLRRL from the coding sequence ATGACATCCAAAAAAATCCCCATCTCTCTCTGCTTACCTCCCGGTCAGTTTGGTCTTCCTATTATTGGAGAAACAATTAGCTTTTTGAAAGATCCTAATTTTGTCAATAAAAGACAACAAAAATATGGAGAAATATTTAAAACCCATGTCCTTGGACGTCCTATGATCATTATGATAGGTGCAGATGCAAACCGTTTTTTATTTACTAATGAAAATGAGTATTTTATTCCTAATTGGCCACCTAGTACCCAAGCCTTAATAGGGCAGCATTCATTATCAATGCAATTCGGTGACATTCATAAGTCACGTCGTAAAATTTTATCTCAAGTCTTTCAGTCTAGAGCTTTAGTGAATTATACGACTGTTATGCAAGATATTACTCATTATTATTTGCAAAAATGGGAACAAATGGAAACCTTTACTTGGTATCCTGAATTACGAAAATATACATTTGATATTGCTTGTAAATTATTAGTGGGAAAAGAGCAAGCTGCCGATACTCCTTTAAGAAAACTATATGATGATTGGTGTGATGGGCTATTTACAATTCCTCTGCGGTTACCTGGAACGAAATTTAATCGTGCTCTTAAAAGCCGCCAGTTATTACTAAAAGAAACAGAAAAGCTAATTCGCCAACGTCAACAACAATCCAAATCTGGGGAAGATGCGTTAGGATTACTAATACAAGCACAAGATGAAGAGGGAAATAAACTTAGCCTTGAAGAACTCAAAGATCAAATCTTACTTTTATTATTTACAGGGCATGAAACTTTAACCTCTGCAATTGCCTCTTTTTGCTTACAAGTTGCTAAACATCCTAATATTTTAGCCAAAATTAGAGCAGAGCAACAGCAGTTTACTTTCAATAAATTTATGACTTTTGATGATCTAAAATCCATGACATATTTAGAACAGGTTATGAAGGAAGTATTACGCTTTGCTCCTCCTCTTAATGCCGGATTTAGAGAAGTTACTCAAGATTGTGAATATAACGGTTATTTGATTCCTAAAGGATGGTCTATCTTATATCATATCGACAAAACCCATCAAGATGAAATTATTTATGCTCAACCGCAACAATTTGATCCTGAACGTTTTAGTGAAGAACGCAATGAAGATAAAGCAAAAGTTTTTAGTTGGGTGCCTTTTGGTGGGGGAATGCGAGAATGTATTGGCAAAGAATTTGCTAAATTAGAAATGAAAGTATTTGCATCACTTTTAGTTAGGAATTATGATTGGCATCTTCTACCTGATCAAGAATTGGAATTTGTTGTAACTCCGACTCCCCGTTTCCGTGATAGGTTAAAAGTGCAGTTAAGACGGTTATAA